GTTGTGTTGAATGGTGAAAATAAGTAAATGGCTGGTGTTTAATTAAGAACTCGGGACTTAATTACGTACTAACAAAACTAACAATATTAATAAgtctatatataaattatgtatTGATTCCATACAATGGAGAGAAAAAATTTGCTACTGTTCAGCGTTGGTGTTTAGGGGCTGTACCCATTACTATTTTGTGCCCTAGGTGGTGGTGGCTGACTCCGTTTGTTGCCATGTTGTTGCATGCTGCCAAACTGCGAATTATGAAGGTCATTTCCAGCTGCGCTGATGGCTACCGGTTGCGGTGTTCCGAATCCCCCATCATGATCATGATCCAGCTCGTGATCGTGTGCTGCACTACCTTCATCACCAACAAATTGTTGCACGATCAAAACCGATGCAGTTGTTGTGAAGTCGGAAGACGCAAGCAAATCCCCAATAGCACCGAGTTCCGGGCATTCACTCCAATCGGTTAGCCCGGCTGTCAGCGGCGATATCACTCCTTGTCCTCTGCCGACTATAAATAGGTCATGGACATTGTCTATTGCCCTTACCACCGCCACCGTCTCCTCTCCATTGTTCACCACTTTCTCTATGTACATAACTGATTCGTCATTCATATGTTGCATCCTGAACTCATTTATCAACTTCTCGTCCAGTTGCTTCTCCCACCCCTCGTCCGTTTCGACACACAATATCTTTGAATTGTTGTTACCGTTGTTTGAGGCATCAGGATCGGGTTTCACTATTCCTACCGGCTCTGCGACGTCTGGCCCTGGAATGAAACGCATAAGTGTAACGGTAATTCCTGGATGTTCAGACATCCTCCATGCATATGACAATGCTTCTCTGTCGTCCGGTCCTCCGAAGAATAGCACCACTATATTGTGAGATACCTACAAGGGCCAAACAAAATTAGTTAATTTTAGTCTGATGAAATTGGCTCAATACAAAGTGACGTAGACCAAACTACTATCCGGTGGCTTTTAGTCTTGCAATAAGCCATATTGGATATAGTCAATAAAAATGTTATCCCTAGAGTGGCCTCAACATACCTGGGTTGCAGTCATGCGATTGGAGCTATTGAGACCTCTATCGACTAGAATTCCTACTGAGCATGGGGCATTTGCTAATACATTTTGGTTCATTGTTCGAAAAGCTGGGTTCATGGATTCCATTCCTCCATCCACTGTTTGCTGTTTATGGAACGGAATAATTAGAAAGGCAACACGTTTGTCCTCTGCCAAGCTACAAATGTCTTCGTGCATTGTAGAGTATGGTGAGATTGCAGTCAAGGGCTGCACCGAGACACAACCGGCATGCTGCTCGTAGTTCTCGAACGCATTGATGATATGGTCCGACTGAGCTTGGGTTCGATTGAGCGCTGGTCTGCCTGATTTACGAGTGTTATGAACGATGAGCATTGCAGATGCACGGCCACTAAGCTCGACTAAATGGAGTACGTAGATGCACAAAGGAGATCTCTTTGTGGGGTAAGAGGCTTCTAAAAGGTTGATCATTGTAGGCACATTTCGAGGCGTGTGGACACAAACAAGTACTCGTAACTCCGCATCAGGTTTCGACCTTTGAATAGTTCTTCGTTTGTAAGGTATAGACCTTCTCGCTGGCTTGTAAACTGTTGTTACTATTGGTGTAATGATTCCAGTCATAACAACAGCTACGATCACCATAATTGCAAAGGCCTCATCGTCTAGAACCTTCTGATCTTTGCCGACATTGAGGACAATCAATTCGACAAGGCCTTTTGTGTTCATGAGCAATCCTAGAGTGAACCCTTCGTCAATTGGCATCTGATAAAAGAGGCAAACAATGACTGTACCCGCTATTTTACCAATGCAAGCGAGAAAGATAACAAGTATAAGAAGGCCCCAAGTTCCAAATCCTTGTATCGTAGTAATATTGGTTCTGAGTCCACTAATTGCAAAGAAAAGAGGGAGCAGAAGCCCCGAAACAAAATCTTCCAGCTTCTCAATGAGAGTGACACCAAGTGGTCCATTGGGGATAACTAAACCAAACACGAAAGCCCCAAAAACAGAATGTGTTCCTATGGCGTCAGTAATGAATCCGGAAATCATTACTCCAGTGAGAATGAGGCAAATGTAGAACTCACTAAAGGATTCTCCTTCTGGAGTTCTTCGTATAATCCAACACACTGCAGGTCGGACCACGAATATACAAAAGCAAACAAAGCCAATGCTAGACAAAATGACGTAGAGGGAGGCCAACGAAGTGGAGTCATTTTCCGCCAAGGCAATGGCTAGAGCTAAGAGAGCCCAAGCGCACATATCGTTTACTAGTGCCGAAGATAATGCAATCCTGCCGAGCTCAGTATTGACGAGCTTGAGCTCGGCGAGGACCCGAGCGAGGACCGGGAAGGCGGTGACGGAGAGGGCAACACCGAGGAAGAGAATGAAGGTACCTTGGTTCATTGATTGTCCTTTATCGTGGATGAGGAATGAAAAGGCAGCACCAATAGCGAAGGGGAGGATCATGCCGGAAACAGCAATGATAACGGCTCGTTTTCCCATCCGGCGAATTACTGAAATGTCCATCTCCAAACCGACGAGGAAGAGAAAGTAGAGGAGACCCACGTTTGCCATGGTCTCGATCACCATAACACTTCTCATGGGGAATATTGTGTCGGCAAAAGGTTTATATTGTCCAAGCACCGATGGACCCAATAACACGCCACCCTGTAATAGTACTGGTGAAAATTAGTATATGCATGTCGATGTACATCGAGCTTGATGAAGATAAATTAGTAATGAAGTTGAAGGTTTATATCGaatatcaataaaatttaacAGGATGTAGATCAAGTTTGAGGTTCCCTGATCCTCAACATCCTTAAACCCTAAGCAATGATACTAAGATTTAAGGCATGAGACTACGATTTTACAAGTTAATATTTCTAATTATAAGACCCTTGTATGACAGCCTAGCTccttatattataatttataaactaCACAAATTAAACATGGAAACTGGAGAGATATAATCGACTTGATTATCTAAAAACTGTCAATCATCTTAAAAAGAGATTGAACTTGTTATGTCATTCCCGCCTATCGTGTAAGAAACCGACAAACCGTGAATGCATGCATACGTTAAGGTGGAATCAAAACATTTTGCTTGAAGATAACTAATTGACTAATTTGCTCGTAGTATATATACATTTGTATACACATGGTGTGATTTGCTCATGAAAGATGTtattaataataattaccATGATTTCTGCAATGACACGAGGTTGCCGGAAGGGTTTCAAAATGAGGACGAGAAGTCGAGTGGTAACGACGACCAGAGTCAACTGCAAGATGAAGAGAGGGAGGGAATAGTCTAAGGGATTATCTCCCTGCCAAATACCATTGGTGGTTATCATGGTGGGGGCATAGCATACTATTGAACTCTCTGATACATTAGTCATATCAGACGCGTTCAGCGCTGTCTTGTTCGCCATGGTTAGCTTTATTTCTGCGTAACACTTTCCTTAATGTTCACCGGTTTGTATCACCACCACCGCCAGCACCGTGAAAAAATATGAGATAATAAGGAAGGACAGGTTCGGTAGCCGCAACCTTCTTCGTCCCTTCTTGATTAACGTAATGGAATTGTCATGAACATCGAAAAGTTGGTTCCTTCTTGCAAGGAAAAATGATATGAACAAAATTTGTACTGATTGTGTCTTTTAAAGACACAGAGATTGAGAGGGAGAGATAATCTACAAAGAATCTTGGAAGGAAATCATGAGGGAGAAATGAATGAGATAGAAGGGAGAAAGCCAGCTAAGTTTTTGATGGATATCCACCCCATTTGGAGACCGGTCATTCTTTCTTTGGCCTATATATGGTCTCTTTCTAACGTTCTACCTATTTTAAGATCCGATGTTATGCCCATCTGTCTTCCCTATCCTATATACGTGCAAGTGTGCAACTACATACaaaacatatatgtatattcatGCATCAATGCATGCCAATCTGTGTGTATGATATGGTTTTTCTCCTATCAAATTTGACATACCGCAAGGCTACTGTCAAATTTTTGTATTCATTCATTTCATTGTTTAATGCTCTCTCTGTTTCCCCCATCTCTCTCTATCGTTTTTCTATCTTCCCACATCAAGCACCCAGAACGTACATCTCTATTCTCTAGCCACCTCATATTTCACTTTCATATCTCATAACTATATGCCACTCTTATGTCACTGTACTTAGATTATGAAGTAGGACGGTGTGGAAAAATCAAATTCTTAATCAAATCCCAAAACATCAAGAAAGGTGGTGGTATGGTGATGGTATAAGATGATAATGGTGGTTGACCTGGTGGTGGTGTGGTAGTGGCGGTAGATTACCTTCTGACCACTGCATGAGATCCTAACCAATGGACAGGTTTCATCAAGAACTACAGGGAATCCTTTTTTTGCAAACGGTTAGAATAGGGGGTGTAAGGCTATCTCCAACTCATAGGCCAGCATTGTGCCACACTTAGTCTCTAAGCCATGAGTTAGGGTGCTAATGCGCCACAAACTGACAACAGTGTGTCACAAATAGCCCGATCTGGCTATCTGCGGCATACTTCTATCTCACCCTAGAACACGTAGGTCCATTTTTAAaagtatttttattgttattttggtgtataatttcataaatacaTAACAACATCAAAATTATTGAGCGCTTaattgttgaaaaaaaaaacacaattaaTGTGCATTTATTAAAGTAAATAAcggaatgagttaatgacaTTTATGATCAACGGACATAACAAATCgatcaccattatgtagccttaattaccattgtaattataatttacttctACTGTAATTTTGACCCTTATATAAAGGGAagtatcaatgaaatgagtaAACCAATTCCATATTTCCcacaacacgttatcagcacgttgttCTAACGATGAATCTATTTTGAAAAGGTCAAAGAAAAAATTCAttctattgaaaaaaaataacatcGAATTTCTACCTGACACCTAGACAATTGATATGGGCACCCTATCTCCGATTTTCCTTGATCGGGTTGTCTTTTCCAATTGCCGCCCACTCCAATCGACACAGCCACATCCTCGATCATTAGCTGTGATCCCAGACGGCGACGATAGTTGTCAATTCCCAGCACCCACGACAAAGTAACGATGACCCTAGTCTTGCTTGAGCCAGATTCGTCAACACCATCCTTGAAAATTAGCACCGTCCCGACGAACAATCAACGAGATCTGCAACAAGAACCACGGCGTCTCCCTCTTCCCACCGGCACGCCGATGACACCCCGCGCAGATCTACGGTTGCAAACCTTTCCTTCGATCAGGTCACCCCATTCCATCGGGATCGACGATCGACGCTAGTGCCAGCCACGCTTGTCTCGTGACCTCAGATCGGCGAGATCTAGAGACTCCAACTGGATCATGAAGCACAACTGAGCCCAGCCTTGATTGCCATCGATATGGGTTTCTTGCGTCTCCACTGCTCCGACAAAGGACTAGCGCTGCACCCAGCGCACTGGACCGAGAATCTTCGGATCCGACCCAACGCACGAATAGTAAAGGGATTATACTTCTTTCAGTAAAATTAGAAGGTAATTTCTAAAAGCTAATCGAAATTACCGCTCACTATTTGCTATTTTACGAAAATTAAATAGCCAATGTACCTACATAAGTCTTTACTGTTTTTCAGTAACACTCAAGGTTAAAACAAGGCTAGGCGGTAGCCCGGCGGACAGTCACCACCTAGTGCCTAGACAGCTAGGTAGTcttgaattattaaatttttaattattgtatacatgtatttaatactatttatatgattaaaaatatataatgagtaAAAAAGTGCTCAATATTAAtgttcaaaaatcaaaatagtcTCAACTCATCCAAAGTTCATACTATaatattagaaatttagaataaaaggtaaatattttttttataatcacAAATGGCCTAACCCTCAAATCCAACAAAATGAGAttaaaaagattaaaagtcAACCCGCCTAATCACCTGACCGCTATGGACAACCGAATAGCCTAAAAACGCAACGGTGACCCGCCGCTTAGCGCCTAGACGGCCTTTTTTAGAACACTGGTAACACTATTACTATTTTATAgtaaattaatttaatatagATGATTCAAAAGATTAATCATAAATATGTTTGTTTTTGCATGTGATTAATCAATTGTCATTCACAATGGAATCGTGAGAGCAACCATTTCACATGACGATCAAGTTCGACATATGTAAGAACAACCGTATTATATGCAGTTTATTTAACAAACTTACAAGTAAGATTTAAATTAGTATTTCAACtgtcattaaatttcatttatatacATGAAATTATACATATTACGTGAGTAAAGTAGTTTCTGAATATTGTGACATGTTATATGTTATgcatatttaaatttatttttaaatttgattgCTTAGCATGTAATTGAATCGTAATGCTATGATTTACATTTTTAgcattatatttatacatggtcTTTGACACGATACAATAACTGCCTAAGTTTTGTAGATTACTTAATCATGTTAAATGATATGCTCTATTTGTTGCATATGCTATgtctatataatttttataattatgttatttagcaTATATATGAGCATTGTCATGATAACGAAATTTCATGAGAATTTcataattcaaaaacaaagcGATGACAAACTTATTCAtgtgataaagtattttcaCGAAGCATCGAAAAATACGACCATTGAAATTCTTGATCTTGCAATCCaatttgtatttcttggaaATGATTGAACTGGTATGTTTTTACTATGATTATGCAACTTTATAAAAGCTCCAAAGTGACCATAAGTATCTTGGTATATTTATTTTTCGTATATGTCTATTTAGagtttcaactagacttctaCACTAATAAGTCTCGTACTCTATCTACAATTGGTTAAACCATCACAACGTATATTggactctaaagaatttgattATCAACCTCCCATGCAAGTAGCTTGGAAGCATtattaaaatcttgaatgacaaGATAAGGTCTCTTAggacaaattttttttcccaaAACGAATTTTGCATAACCCCAAAGCAAAGGGCAATAACTATGAACATATACAAACTGATCAATAATAATTGATACCAATGTACAGTGTGACAAAAAGGTATATGAGATATGACATGAGCAATGAAGCGTCTTATTATGAAATGAATATAGAATGATGAGAGTATGATGATTTGAAAAAGTATATTCAATATTGAACAATATacaaaaaatttcaattcaaAACAACGATAAGAATCTAGCTCAATTAATAAAGTTTTAGACTTTGATTATAATCTGCCCTTAATTTTTCGAAGATATTGTAATGGTCGTTATGCTTAAAATTTAAATAGACTTCGGTACTGAAGTATTTTTGGATTGGACAAGACCTTGATACAATCGTTGACATACAACCAATgttatgaatttttctcaatgaattgagaatattcgaatattaatCGAGATATACGTGGTTCAATTTTCACTATTTTGACTTTGCGAAGTACCGCATAAAGTAAAACAAtttcacaaaatattagtatgacATGAATAACTGCATACAAAGAAATGCTTCATGTGATCCCCACAGTAGTAGTAGTAATGAAGAACAATAGTACCATATATGTGGATATAGCTAAATATTAATAAGGATGAGTCATTTCTACTCCTTCGGGATTCACAATGTACATACATTATGGAAAGGAGTTATCGTTTTGCAATTCTATCAAattactctaaagaatttgagcTTATATTCCATTTTCATGTCTTAACTATATAGTATATACTTCATTGACACTTTATGTAACAAGAGCCAACAAGAGACAATCGAACCCTCAtacattttaaatatttatgtcaACGACTATTTCATGTGAAACAAATTAATGAGATTACAATTGACTTCCTTTGCCTTATCTCTAATGACTGCGGATGTAACCGAGCAATAGAGAAGTTTTTATGTCTATTTAGCTGTTATATGTAACTGCTTAATGAATCCAACAacgtcaaaagaaattgacctttaggattttgacatatttgggCTTTGACAGGTTGTGATATATGCGTCTATATATTTAAGGAATTACATACGGATATTCACGGTTTGGATAAATAGAAGTAAgaacaaaataaacaaaaaactgTAAAAAtccttaaaatataattttatggaggaattgaagatgtGATTTCATTCTCATATTTCGTCACCCTCTTAAGGCTGAACCGTGAAATATTTAATGCATAATTATATGGACTAAGTCTATACTAAGTCTATATATGCactaattcaaaattttacCCGGCCTTCTTGACCTTTATGTGATGGGGACATGTGTTGAAGCTTTCCTTTAATGCTCAAAATTTATTTACGTTCTCAACTTCCCTTTGCCTTTCTTTTTTCACTCATTCTCACTCTGAAAGCTTTATCACCACGCCCACTCGCCCAAGACAATCAATTAGCACTGCTACTCCTTTCACTCATTCTCTCTATTACGATATCACCTGCAAGGCTACAACTTCACTTAGAGATGGACATGGTTTGTTTAATTCCATATGATCTGGGTTAATAATTCCATCTAGTTCATTTCTCTTCTCTGAAATcttgattttcattttctttccttctaaGATTCATTCCATTGAATTCAACCTCCTCACCCAAATCCCAAAATCTAGTGAACCCTACAGCCCATTTGACAAAACTCCAAACAGACCCCTCCCATGAGATCTCCCACAACCATTCATCAACtaaatcaaattgaaaatttaaatGGGTGCTCTtcattttctcaaattttaatGCATTTGATGCCAAGATGATTAATTGTGAGAAGCATTGATCAATTtgtaggagagagagagagaagtgaaAACTTGATTGTAAGCCATTGGATCATCTACAAGTCTACAACACATGTCATCATCTTATCAAAAGATCAGGAAGGTTAGGTGAAATTTTGGATCAAAAGAGGATCTGGATCCCCTCTCGAGAACATAGATAACTTGTAGCTACAATAAAAATTTTAGTGGATAATACTTCTATCTCGTAACTTCTAAGAGCATCCGCACCGGCGAGTAGTGGAGGAGCTGGTGCTCGAGCAGCGACGGGGACCGATCGGTTTGCTCGAGCAAACTGATTTTCAATCTCGCACCGGACGAGAGGTGCTCGCCCAGTCAATCGGAATGCTTTGCTCGCCCCTCCGCTCGAGCAAAATTTGCTCCGGCGATTGCTCGACCGCCTCACGGAGCCTACGACACGTGGGTGACGTCGTGGGCTCCGCCAGACGCGGGATTAATTTTTATTCTGTTTGGCGCGtgcaaagataaaaaaaattttaacGAGCCAATGAATGGCTGACACGTGGCTTACCGAATGGGCCAATGGTATAATAGATCTGGGCCTTCCATTTtaaatcagaaatttcgatcTAACGGTCAGAATTTATATGCAACGATTATTATTTGATCATAACGGATATAAACTcaaaaaatagtaaaaaaaatcccaaaattttcaaaactctcccaaaaatttgcctataaatactacttcaatatttaatcaactcacaccaatttgtgcacaacaaatttcacatcttcctccatctcctctctcatttcgtttagcatttttttccaaaacaatgggCACTCATTAGCTTCCTTCCGAAGATTTAGAAATGTACATTTATTTTGTCCgtcatagcattgatgaatatgacggtaacaaacaaaagagggacaaattgtgggagacaattcatggcgattatatgcaaaattgggtgctagcaccgggtgagaaacctccgaaggagccgaggacccgaatcgcgctcggttctcactacaacaagttcaagctactcttgcaaaaatggggAGAATGTTTGGCGGTGTCACGACAACGTATAGCTAGCGGCACTTCGCTAATGGACGAAGTAAGTACAttattttatcatatattataattttta
This genomic interval from Argentina anserina chromosome 1, drPotAnse1.1, whole genome shotgun sequence contains the following:
- the LOC126797242 gene encoding cation/H(+) antiporter 15 — translated: MANKTALNASDMTNVSESSIVCYAPTMITTNGIWQGDNPLDYSLPLFILQLTLVVVTTRLLVLILKPFRQPRVIAEIMGGVLLGPSVLGQYKPFADTIFPMRSVMVIETMANVGLLYFLFLVGLEMDISVIRRMGKRAVIIAVSGMILPFAIGAAFSFLIHDKGQSMNQGTFILFLGVALSVTAFPVLARVLAELKLVNTELGRIALSSALVNDMCAWALLALAIALAENDSTSLASLYVILSSIGFVCFCIFVVRPAVCWIIRRTPEGESFSEFYICLILTGVMISGFITDAIGTHSVFGAFVFGLVIPNGPLGVTLIEKLEDFVSGLLLPLFFAISGLRTNITTIQGFGTWGLLILVIFLACIGKIAGTVIVCLFYQMPIDEGFTLGLLMNTKGLVELIVLNVGKDQKVLDDEAFAIMVIVAVVMTGIITPIVTTVYKPARRSIPYKRRTIQRSKPDAELRVLVCVHTPRNVPTMINLLEASYPTKRSPLCIYVLHLVELSGRASAMLIVHNTRKSGRPALNRTQAQSDHIINAFENYEQHAGCVSVQPLTAISPYSTMHEDICSLAEDKRVAFLIIPFHKQQTVDGGMESMNPAFRTMNQNVLANAPCSVGILVDRGLNSSNRMTATQVSHNIVVLFFGGPDDREALSYAWRMSEHPGITVTLMRFIPGPDVAEPVGIVKPDPDASNNGNNNSKILCVETDEGWEKQLDEKLINEFRMQHMNDESVMYIEKVVNNGEETVAVVRAIDNVHDLFIVGRGQGVISPLTAGLTDWSECPELGAIGDLLASSDFTTTASVLIVQQFVGDEGSAAHDHELDHDHDGGFGTPQPVAISAAGNDLHNSQFGSMQQHGNKRSQPPPPRAQNSNGYSP